The DNA segment TTCCGCGACGGCGTCCCCGCCCGCCGCTACGACTCCAAGTCCCGTACGCTCGCCGGACTCCCGCCCATAAGACGCGACCTGATCAAGCGTCACCTCTATCTGGTCCCCAACTCGATCGTGGTCACCCGTGGTTGTCCGCACCACTGCGACTTCTGCTACAAGGACGCCTTCTTCGAGGGCGGGAAGTCGTTCTACACGCAGACCGTCGACGACGCCCTCGCGGAGATAAACCGTCTGCCCGGCCGCCATCTCTACTTCCTCGACGACCACCTGTTCGGCAACCGCCGCTTCGCGGAAGCCCTGTTCGACGGCATGAAGGGCATGGGGCGGCTGTGGCAGGCGGCGGCGACGGTCGACTCCGTACTGAAACCAGGCCTGTTGGAGCGCGCCGTGGAAGCGGGGCTGCGCAGCCTCTTCGTCGGCTTCGAGACGGTCAACGACGCGAATCTCGCCGAGCGCCGCAAGAACCAGAACATCGGCACCGACTACGCGGCAGCCGTACGACGCCTGCACGAGGCCGGAGTCATGGTCAACGCCAGCTTCGTCTTCGGGCTCGACCAGGACGGCCCCGACGTCTTCGACCGCACGGTGGCGTGGGCGGTCGAGCAGGGCATCGAGACGGCGACCTTCCACATCATGACGCCCTATCCGTCGACCGGCCTGTGGAAGCAACTGGAGTCCGAGAACCGCATGGTCCACCGCGACTGGGACCTCTACGACACCCGTCACGTCGTCTACCGGCCCCAGAGGATGACACCGAGTCAGCTGGAGGAAGGCTACTGGCGGGCCTACCGCGACTTCTACCGCTGGTCCAGCATCTGGCGGGGCTCCGCCGCCCAGCCCGGACCGCACGAGCGGCTCCGGCACCTCGCGTACGCCGGCGCCTGGAAGAAGTTCGAGCCCGCGTGGGACCTGCTGATCCGCTCGAAGCGCGTGGTGCGGGCCCTGCCCGCGCTGGAGCGCACGCTGGCGGCGTTCGGCGGGAGGGAGTGAGCTGCCGCGGTGAGTGGTGAGTGGTGAGCGGTGACGGGTGACGGGGTTCCGGGGGAGGGAGACGGGGGGGCAGGGGGGCGAGAGGCGGGGGCCGGGGTGACTGTCAGTGGCACGGGCTACGGTGCGTGGCATGCCGGATGCAGAAGACGTACGCCGTGTCGCCCTGTCCCTCCCGGACACCACGGAGAAGGTCGCCTGGAACATGCCCACGTTCCGGGTGGCGGGGAAGATGTTCGCCACGCTCCCGGAGGACGAGACCTCCGTCGCCGTGCGCTGCCCGAAGGAGGAGCGCGAAGAACTGGTGCTGGCCGAGCCCGACAAGTTCTGGATCGCCGACCACGAGGTCCAGTTCGCCTGGGTGAGAGCGAGACTCTCCGCCGTGGACGACGAGGGCGAGCTGCGCGACATCCTCGCCGACTCCTGGCGCCAGGCGGCCCCGCCCCGTCTGCTGGAGGCCCACCCCGAGGTGGGCCCGCCCGGAAACCGCTGAACCCCGGCGGCAGCCGCGCCCGCCCGCTGCCTCGCGGGACGCTCACCTGCCGCCCGCGGCCGCCCGCGCTCCCACGAACGTCCCGATCCGCTCGCGCAGGCTCCCCGCGTCCAGCCCGTGCGCGGCCACGTGCTCCTCGATCGTCCCGTAGCGCCGCAGCTCGCGGCGCCCGACGCCGAGTCCCAGCACGCGGTGCGGCACGTCGGCCAGCGCCTCGCTCGCGGCGGCCGTGGACGTGCCGGCGAGATACGGCTCCACGAGGACGACGTCCGTGCCGGCCGCCTCGGTGGCCCGGCGGAGCCCGGCCGCGTCGAAGGGCCGTACGGTCGTCGCGTAGAGGACGGTCACGTCCAGACCCTCGGTGGCGTCGAGCACGGCGTCCAGCATCGGACCCACCGCGAGGACGACACCGGCGCGCCCCTCACGGACCCTGCGGAAGCGCTGCCCGTCCACCGGCCGCCCGAGCCGGTTGGACTGCGCGGAGAGGCGGACGTACACCTTGTCGTCGCCCGCGGCGACCGCGTGCCGCAGCAGGGTCTCCGCCTCGTCCGGGTGTCCGGGCACATGGACGGTCCAGCCGTCCAGGGTGTCGAGGAGGGCCACGTCACCGGGCGCCATGTGCGTGAAGCCGCCGGCCGGCCAGTCGAAGGAGGCGGCCGCGCTGACCAGTACCGCGCCCACGTCCTGGTGTCCCAGGTCCAGCTTGACCTGCTCGAAGGGACGCTCCACGAGAAAGGAGGCGAAGGTGTGCACGACCGGCCGGAGCCCGGTGAGCGCCAGTCCGGCCGCCGCCCCGACCAGGAGCTGTTCGCGGATGCCGACGTTGATCACCCGGTCCGGATGCCGGCTCTGTGCCGCGGCGAAGCCGTCCTTGCCGATCTCGGCGAGGACGACCGCGACCCGCGGATCCTCGTCGAGCAGCCGGGAGACGACGGGGGCGAAACGGTCACGCATGGTGTCCATGAGAGGGGCTCCTTCCACTGGTGCCACTGGTGCCATT comes from the Streptomyces sp. NBC_00820 genome and includes:
- a CDS encoding MmcQ/YjbR family DNA-binding protein, with protein sequence MPDAEDVRRVALSLPDTTEKVAWNMPTFRVAGKMFATLPEDETSVAVRCPKEEREELVLAEPDKFWIADHEVQFAWVRARLSAVDDEGELRDILADSWRQAAPPRLLEAHPEVGPPGNR
- a CDS encoding B12-binding domain-containing radical SAM protein, with the protein product MILPALTEATSPLFRPIKYSLFPPLGLATLAGHLDPDDEVTLHDEHVERLDLDSLDTPDLLVIQPYITSARRGYEIADHFRARGAHVAMGGLHVTSLPDEAAAHADTVFTGPGEDTWPLFLKDFRDGVPARRYDSKSRTLAGLPPIRRDLIKRHLYLVPNSIVVTRGCPHHCDFCYKDAFFEGGKSFYTQTVDDALAEINRLPGRHLYFLDDHLFGNRRFAEALFDGMKGMGRLWQAAATVDSVLKPGLLERAVEAGLRSLFVGFETVNDANLAERRKNQNIGTDYAAAVRRLHEAGVMVNASFVFGLDQDGPDVFDRTVAWAVEQGIETATFHIMTPYPSTGLWKQLESENRMVHRDWDLYDTRHVVYRPQRMTPSQLEEGYWRAYRDFYRWSSIWRGSAAQPGPHERLRHLAYAGAWKKFEPAWDLLIRSKRVVRALPALERTLAAFGGRE
- a CDS encoding transketolase family protein translates to MDTMRDRFAPVVSRLLDEDPRVAVVLAEIGKDGFAAAQSRHPDRVINVGIREQLLVGAAAGLALTGLRPVVHTFASFLVERPFEQVKLDLGHQDVGAVLVSAAASFDWPAGGFTHMAPGDVALLDTLDGWTVHVPGHPDEAETLLRHAVAAGDDKVYVRLSAQSNRLGRPVDGQRFRRVREGRAGVVLAVGPMLDAVLDATEGLDVTVLYATTVRPFDAAGLRRATEAAGTDVVLVEPYLAGTSTAAASEALADVPHRVLGLGVGRRELRRYGTIEEHVAAHGLDAGSLRERIGTFVGARAAAGGR